In Candidatus Sulfotelmatobacter sp., the genomic stretch TCGGGAAAGATGTACTTGAAGATGAACTCGGTGTCGCCCCACTTGGGCGCCGCCGAGTCGATGATCATCAGATGGGCGATGGCTTCCGGATGCCGCGCGGCGTAAGCCATCACCAGATACCCGCCCCACGAGTGTCCGAGCAGATCGATCTTCGGCGAGCCGAGCGAGGCGCGCACCGCCTCGAGGTCGGCGATCTGATCGGCGAGCGTGCACGACATGCCGGCCTTGTAGGCGGTGGAGCGTCCGGTGCCGCGCTGATCGTAGAAGATCACGCGGCGATGCTTCGCGAGCGTGTCCCAGGCGCTGGAGCAGTGCACGTACAGATGATCGAATCCCGGCCCGCCGTTCACCATGATCAGCGGCCGCGCGCCGCCCGCGCCGCGCGTCTCGACGAACAGCGAGACGTTGCCCGACTTGACGATCTTTCCGGTCTCGGCGGCCCGCGCGGAGGTACCACCCGACGTGAGACCGATTCCCAATGCGGCAAACGTCGCGAAAACGGCCCGGCACCTCATCGTGTTCTCCTCGGCTGCGCCGGACCGCCTGCGCGGTCGGGCGCGATCAGACGTCGTACTCCGTCACCGGCGAACCCAGCAGGTACTTGTCGAACCACGAGCGGATGTGGTGCTGATTCTGCACCCGGCGAGAGGGCGTTCCGCTGCGCGACAGCTCGTGGCTCTCGCCCGGGAAGCGGACCATCACCGCGGTCTTGTTCTGCTGCTTGAGGGCGCGGAACATCGCCTCGCCCTCGTGGATCGGCGTCCGCCAGTCCTCCTCGCTGTGGATCACCATCAGCGGAGTCTGGATGCGCGACGCGTAGGTCACCGGCGAGCGCTCGGCGTACTCGGCCGGACTCTCGAACGGCGGCTTCCTGAACCAGCTCGGCGTGAACAGCGCGAAGTCGCACGAGTAGTACATCGCCGCCCAGTCGGCCACGCAACGCTGGGTCACCGCCGCCGCGAACCGGTGTGTCTGGACGATGATCCAGTTGGTGAGCAGCCCGCCGCCGCTCCCGCCCGTGACGCCGAGCCGCTGCTCGTCGACGTAGCCGCGGCCGAGCACGTGATCCACGCAGCTCATCAGATCGAGGTAGTCGTCACCCGGATACTTGTACTGGATGACGTTGGCGAATTCCTGGCCGTAGCTGGTGCTGCCGCGAGGATTGGTGAACAGCACGACGTAGCCGGCGCCGGCCAGATGATGGAATTCGTGGAAGAAACCGTGGCCGTAAGCGGTGTGCGGGCCGCCGTGGATCTGCAGCACCATCGGGTACTTCCGGTTGGCATCGAATCCGGGCGGCTTGAAGATCCAGCCGTGGAGCTTCCTCCCGTCGAACGCGTCGCACCAGAACTCCTCCGCTTCGGCCAGCGCGCGGGCTTCGAGCAACGCCTGATTGGGGGCGTAGAGTCCCGTCAGCGTTCCCGAGGTGGCGTCGAAGAAGTAGAGATCCCCCGGCGAACCGAGACTGCCGATGGTGAGCGCCCAGCGGCGGCCGTC encodes the following:
- a CDS encoding alpha/beta fold hydrolase; translated protein: MRCRAVFATFAALGIGLTSGGTSARAAETGKIVKSGNVSLFVETRGAGGARPLIMVNGGPGFDHLYVHCSSAWDTLAKHRRVIFYDQRGTGRSTAYKAGMSCTLADQIADLEAVRASLGSPKIDLLGHSWGGYLVMAYAARHPEAIAHLMIIDSAAPKWGDTEFIFKYIFPDALERQEAFQFAEALGDTEAARQDVHEYLQLLFYDPAHRDEFMSHADGYHYYPAVNQALNGDLARYDLGPELKKYRFPTLVATGRYDINVAPSTAWKIHNLIPGSKFVVFEKSGHLPYFEEPEKFVAAIEDFLAH